The Chryseobacterium nakagawai genome has a segment encoding these proteins:
- a CDS encoding response regulator transcription factor, with amino-acid sequence MIKVAITDDHPLLLEGLKNILGNNDNIDVVDCFKNVSEMNAGLKKQAVDILLLDINLADINSIELIRPLKKKYENLQIIMLSVHNELPVINSTLAEGALGYIQKNASVSEILEGINTVYAGNRFLCSQTQSVLEKKSADGLNQVPKLTRREKEVLAEAAKGLTTNQMAEKLFISPHTVESHRKNLIEKFQTSNLSSAIKLAIEYGLIIE; translated from the coding sequence ATGATAAAAGTAGCCATAACAGACGATCATCCACTTCTATTAGAAGGGCTGAAAAATATTTTAGGAAATAACGATAATATAGATGTCGTAGATTGTTTCAAAAACGTTTCAGAAATGAATGCTGGTTTGAAAAAGCAAGCGGTCGATATTTTATTGTTAGACATCAATTTAGCAGATATCAATAGCATTGAGCTCATCAGGCCTTTAAAGAAAAAGTATGAAAATCTTCAGATTATTATGCTTAGTGTTCATAATGAACTTCCTGTCATTAACAGTACTTTGGCTGAAGGAGCATTAGGGTACATTCAGAAAAATGCTTCTGTTTCTGAAATTCTGGAAGGTATAAATACCGTATATGCCGGTAACCGATTTTTATGCTCGCAAACCCAATCGGTTTTAGAGAAAAAATCAGCTGATGGATTGAATCAGGTTCCTAAATTAACCCGAAGAGAAAAGGAAGTCCTGGCCGAAGCTGCCAAGGGGCTTACCACCAATCAGATGGCTGAAAAACTTTTTATCAGTCCACATACCGTAGAAAGTCACCGAAAAAATCTTATTGAAAAATTTCAGACCTCTAATCTTAGTTCTGCCATTAAACTGGCCATAGAATACGGTTTGATTATCGAATAA
- a CDS encoding resolvase: protein MKPLYQFFISSTVVLMGCNPQNKTPETNKPGTEVTQKIITFADFKKIKGVDNVQEVPFELFTKLDSVQFFVSPNKDAAHLKIAYNKFDNYYGFEEFDDFYSIHYSINNTISNSIEAFVLKSEFTASFDLTLQGANLGEIRSSTFKGSQDLKNKSFSKYGTITEVSEQEFAAASKNRIDETLVKNPQVKLKGENWISTENSKETVITQHENVSTEDGYLSNEYIGQSPSLHLEVFKENSVETTDMYYSFYDVKSTANFALFTGGYPQILPGKKWISSISSNNDVGSNFEITTYMDQSHNQENLLYINFTKFKIADDTKAFWKDDKTFYAEVFPTNSAASEGKKQKAAFIKIQLKANLL from the coding sequence ATGAAACCTTTATATCAATTTTTCATCTCTTCTACTGTTGTTCTTATGGGATGTAATCCACAGAATAAAACACCAGAAACCAACAAACCTGGAACTGAAGTCACACAGAAGATCATAACATTTGCTGATTTCAAAAAGATAAAAGGGGTGGATAATGTGCAGGAAGTGCCCTTTGAATTATTTACTAAGTTAGATTCTGTACAATTTTTTGTATCTCCCAATAAAGATGCTGCCCACCTAAAAATAGCATACAATAAGTTTGATAACTATTACGGATTTGAAGAGTTTGATGACTTCTACTCTATTCACTACAGCATTAATAATACTATTTCGAACAGCATAGAAGCTTTTGTTTTAAAGTCAGAATTTACAGCCTCATTTGATCTGACCTTACAAGGGGCGAATCTTGGTGAAATCAGAAGCAGCACATTCAAAGGATCTCAGGATTTAAAAAATAAGTCATTCAGTAAATATGGGACCATAACGGAAGTTTCAGAACAGGAATTTGCAGCCGCTTCTAAAAATAGAATTGATGAAACTTTGGTAAAAAACCCTCAGGTTAAACTAAAAGGAGAAAATTGGATATCTACCGAAAATTCAAAAGAAACCGTAATTACACAGCATGAAAACGTATCCACAGAAGATGGATATTTATCCAATGAATATATTGGACAGTCTCCTTCCCTGCACCTGGAAGTTTTCAAAGAAAACTCAGTAGAGACTACAGATATGTATTATTCTTTTTATGATGTAAAATCAACCGCTAATTTTGCCTTATTTACAGGTGGATATCCACAGATTCTTCCTGGTAAAAAATGGATTTCTTCTATCTCTTCAAATAATGATGTCGGGAGTAATTTTGAAATCACGACCTATATGGACCAAAGCCATAATCAAGAAAACCTCTTGTATATAAACTTTACCAAATTCAAAATTGCTGATGATACAAAAGCTTTCTGGAAGGATGATAAAACCTTTTATGCAGAAGTTTTTCCTACCAACTCAGCAGCATCTGAGGGAAAAAAACAAAAGGCAGCTTTCATAAAAATTCAGTTGAAGGCTAATCTGTTGTAA